A window of Streptomyces sp. DG1A-41 contains these coding sequences:
- the dnaN gene encoding DNA polymerase III subunit beta, with protein sequence MEFRIDRTAFAEAVGRAVRALPARTPVPVLGGLLLEADAGRLAVTGFDFEAAVRVEADAEVAAPGRVLVPGRRLLDVCRVLPDGPVSCALEASRFTVEADGTRFGLSTLPVTEYPALPVPPAPYGTVDGAAFATAVAQVAVAAGRDDTLPLLTGVQLRLDGEEMTLAASDRYRYAVRRLEWRPGAAADGVVDALLPARRLLDVARSLGRCGDVLIGWDPAGGGGLIGFGGGRTRTALRLLDGRLPTYRSLFDMAGAAVAEVECEGLAEAVRRVAVVAEANSPVRLDFSSDGSVMLRAGDGDDVAAQRLPATLTGADEVPMAFNPAYLLDALTSFETPRVRLELLGAGQRALLHAVPGEGAAEAAGEMAGEHRHLLMSVKQLV encoded by the coding sequence ATGGAGTTCCGCATCGACCGTACGGCGTTCGCCGAGGCCGTGGGCCGGGCGGTGCGGGCGCTGCCCGCGCGGACGCCGGTGCCGGTGCTGGGCGGGCTGCTGCTGGAGGCGGACGCGGGGCGGCTGGCCGTGACGGGGTTCGACTTCGAGGCGGCGGTACGGGTGGAGGCCGACGCCGAGGTCGCGGCACCCGGGCGGGTGCTCGTCCCGGGGCGGCGGCTGCTGGACGTCTGCCGGGTGCTGCCGGACGGGCCGGTGAGCTGCGCGCTGGAGGCCTCGCGGTTCACGGTGGAGGCGGACGGTACGCGGTTCGGGCTGTCGACGCTGCCCGTCACCGAGTACCCGGCCCTGCCGGTGCCGCCCGCGCCGTACGGCACGGTGGACGGCGCCGCGTTCGCGACGGCCGTCGCCCAGGTCGCGGTGGCGGCCGGGCGCGACGACACGCTGCCGCTGCTGACGGGGGTCCAACTGCGTCTGGACGGCGAGGAGATGACACTCGCCGCTTCGGACCGCTACCGGTACGCCGTGCGGCGGCTGGAGTGGCGGCCGGGTGCGGCGGCCGACGGTGTGGTGGACGCGTTGCTGCCCGCGCGGCGCCTGCTGGACGTCGCGCGGTCGCTGGGCCGCTGCGGGGACGTGCTGATCGGCTGGGACCCGGCCGGTGGCGGCGGACTGATCGGCTTCGGGGGCGGGCGGACGCGGACGGCGCTGCGGCTCCTGGACGGACGGCTGCCGACGTACAGGTCGCTGTTCGACATGGCGGGGGCCGCGGTCGCCGAAGTGGAGTGCGAGGGGCTCGCGGAGGCCGTGCGGCGGGTCGCGGTGGTGGCGGAGGCGAACAGTCCGGTGCGGCTGGACTTCTCGTCCGACGGGTCCGTCATGCTCCGCGCCGGCGACGGCGACGACGTGGCGGCCCAGCGGCTGCCGGCCACGCTGACGGGCGCCGACGAGGTGCCGATGGCCTTCAACCCGGCCTATCTGCTGGACGCGCTGACGTCCTTCGAGACTCCGCGCGTACGGCTGGAACTGCTGGGGGCGGGGCAGCGGGCGCTGCTGCACGCGGTGCCGGGCGAGGGGGCTGCCGAGGCGGCCGGGGAGATGGCCGGGGAGCACCGGCATCTGCTGATGTCGGTGAAACAGCTGGTGTGA
- a CDS encoding MFS transporter: MSPASTGASTTVGADASVPAADSRMSPGGPGYRRMSLALFLAGVATFALLYSTQALLPLISGEFGVTASDASWTVAAATGGLALFVLPMSALSERFGRRAVMTASLAVAVTVGLLAPFAPSLGVLVVLRALQGAALAGLPASATAYLAEEVSPKALVTAIGLFVAGNSVGGMSGRVITGWVAQEWGWRVAVGVIGALAVACAVAFRLLLPAPKNFKTGSLRPRVLARTVRDHLSNPLLCRLYAIGALFMTVFGGVYTVIGYRLTEAPFSLPQGIIGSVFLVYLVGTVSASTAGRLVGRLGRRGALYAGGGTTAAGLLLSLAGSLPLILLGLVLITAGFFAGHAVASSAVSKTATTGRAQASALYQSAYYIGSSAGSTVGAIAFHAGGWAGTVGVGLLAVLGVVTITVFGTRAARVQRLATAA; encoded by the coding sequence ATGTCTCCCGCCAGTACCGGGGCGTCCACCACCGTGGGCGCCGATGCCTCTGTCCCTGCCGCCGACTCACGTATGTCCCCGGGCGGGCCCGGCTACCGCCGGATGAGCCTCGCCCTCTTCCTCGCGGGTGTCGCGACCTTCGCGCTGCTGTACTCCACGCAGGCGCTGCTCCCGCTGATCTCCGGCGAGTTCGGGGTGACGGCGAGCGACGCGAGCTGGACGGTGGCCGCCGCGACGGGCGGGCTGGCGCTGTTCGTCCTGCCGATGAGCGCCCTGTCGGAGCGCTTCGGGCGGCGTGCGGTCATGACGGCCTCGCTGGCCGTGGCGGTGACGGTCGGACTGCTGGCACCCTTCGCCCCGTCGCTGGGGGTCCTGGTCGTGCTGCGGGCGCTCCAGGGCGCGGCGCTGGCCGGACTGCCGGCGTCGGCGACGGCGTACCTCGCGGAGGAGGTCAGTCCCAAGGCGCTGGTCACCGCGATCGGACTGTTCGTCGCGGGCAACAGCGTCGGCGGGATGAGCGGCCGGGTCATCACCGGCTGGGTCGCCCAGGAGTGGGGCTGGCGGGTCGCCGTCGGTGTGATCGGCGCGCTCGCGGTGGCGTGCGCGGTGGCCTTCCGGCTGCTGCTCCCGGCACCGAAGAACTTCAAGACCGGCTCGCTGCGCCCGCGCGTGCTGGCCCGGACGGTCCGTGACCACCTGTCCAACCCGCTGCTGTGCCGGCTGTACGCGATCGGCGCGCTGTTCATGACGGTGTTCGGTGGCGTGTACACGGTCATCGGCTACCGGCTGACCGAGGCACCGTTCTCGCTGCCGCAGGGCATCATCGGCTCGGTCTTCCTGGTGTACCTCGTCGGTACGGTGTCGGCGTCGACGGCCGGCCGCCTGGTGGGCAGGCTGGGCCGCCGGGGCGCGCTGTACGCGGGCGGCGGTACGACGGCGGCGGGTCTGCTGCTGTCCCTGGCCGGCTCCCTCCCGCTGATCCTGCTGGGCCTGGTCCTCATCACGGCGGGCTTCTTCGCGGGCCACGCGGTGGCGTCCTCGGCCGTCAGCAAGACGGCCACGACCGGCCGCGCACAGGCCTCGGCGCTCTACCAGTCGGCGTACTACATCGGCTCCAGCGCGGGCAGCACGGTCGGCGCGATCGCCTTCCACGCCGGCGGCTGGGCCGGGACGGTCGGGGTCGGCCTGCTGGCGGTCCTGGGCGTCGTCACGATCACGGTCTTCGGGACGCGGGCGGCACGGGTGCAGCGCCTGGCCACGGCCGCCTGA
- a CDS encoding LysR family transcriptional regulator has product MAHQHSSAARLSPSGDTEDMAQMSKVLAPRLAYFAGVARTEHVTRAAQEMNVPQSTLSRAMARLEQDLGVDLFARHGRTVSLTPAGRTFLTSVERALAEVERAAEQVRADADPATGKVAFGFLHTMGAETVPGLLQAFRADHPRVRFSLVQNYGEAMLERLRAGELDLCLTSPVPDAPDLVARRLDEQKLRLVVPADHPLATRRRIRLAEAADETFVTLEPGYGMRRITDDLCKEAGFKPRIAFEGEEAETLRGLVAAGLGVALLPPPAVPRPGVVELTVTSPRAAREIGVAWLEGHPDTPPVAAFKKFLLSRRGSLLPT; this is encoded by the coding sequence ATGGCGCATCAGCACAGTTCAGCGGCTCGACTGTCACCATCCGGTGACACAGAAGACATGGCACAGATGTCGAAGGTGCTGGCCCCCCGCCTCGCGTACTTCGCCGGCGTGGCCCGCACCGAGCACGTCACCCGCGCCGCCCAGGAGATGAACGTCCCCCAGTCGACCCTCTCCCGGGCCATGGCCCGCCTGGAGCAGGACCTCGGCGTGGATCTCTTCGCCCGCCACGGCCGCACGGTCTCCCTCACCCCGGCCGGGCGTACCTTCCTCACCTCCGTCGAGCGCGCCCTGGCCGAGGTCGAGCGCGCCGCCGAGCAGGTCCGGGCCGACGCCGACCCCGCCACCGGCAAGGTCGCCTTCGGCTTCCTGCACACCATGGGCGCCGAGACGGTCCCGGGCCTCCTCCAGGCCTTCCGCGCCGATCATCCGCGCGTCCGCTTCAGCCTCGTCCAGAACTACGGCGAGGCCATGCTCGAACGCCTCCGCGCCGGCGAACTGGACCTGTGCCTGACGTCCCCCGTCCCCGACGCCCCCGACCTGGTCGCCCGCCGCCTCGACGAGCAGAAACTCCGCCTGGTCGTCCCGGCCGACCACCCCCTCGCCACCCGTCGGCGCATCCGCCTGGCCGAAGCGGCCGACGAGACCTTCGTCACCCTGGAACCCGGCTACGGCATGCGCCGCATCACCGACGACCTCTGCAAGGAGGCCGGCTTCAAGCCCCGCATCGCCTTCGAGGGCGAGGAGGCGGAAACCCTGCGGGGCCTGGTGGCAGCGGGCCTCGGCGTCGCCCTCCTGCCCCCACCGGCCGTCCCCCGCCCGGGAGTGGTCGAACTGACGGTCACGTCCCCCCGAGCGGCCCGCGAAATCGGCGTGGCCTGGCTGGAGGGCCACCCGGACACACCCCCGGTAGCAGCCTTCAAGAAGTTCCTGCTCTCAAGAAGAGGCAGCTTGTTGCCGACCTAG
- a CDS encoding alpha/beta hydrolase — MAHQPTPVRRARLGRTFGPAPSAVSGVVLLLPGGDEVSGRRPSPMVATASVRALGRRLARAGRDEGLVTHVVHYRYRGWNGSEANLAADAAWAADEVVRRYGDVPVCLAGIGMGGRAGLRAAGHEAVNSVLALAPWLPEEDVAAPPEPVKQLVGRQVLIVHGTNDARTDPELSFRLAARAKKANRDVCRFEVHADGHGLSQYRDEVLALAEDFVMGVLFGRDVSRPVRDAFAAPPPLGLRMPLAAGFSPSRR; from the coding sequence ATGGCACACCAACCGACGCCGGTTCGCAGGGCCCGGCTGGGCAGGACATTCGGTCCGGCGCCGTCGGCGGTGAGCGGCGTCGTGCTGCTGCTCCCCGGCGGCGACGAGGTCTCCGGCCGCAGACCGTCTCCCATGGTGGCGACCGCCTCCGTACGCGCCCTGGGGCGCCGCCTGGCCCGCGCGGGCCGGGACGAGGGTCTCGTCACACACGTGGTGCACTACCGCTACCGCGGCTGGAACGGCAGCGAGGCCAACCTCGCGGCCGACGCGGCCTGGGCGGCCGACGAGGTCGTACGGCGTTACGGAGACGTTCCCGTCTGCCTCGCCGGTATCGGCATGGGCGGCCGGGCCGGGTTGCGGGCGGCTGGGCACGAGGCCGTCAACTCCGTACTGGCGCTCGCTCCCTGGCTGCCGGAGGAGGATGTGGCCGCGCCACCCGAACCGGTGAAGCAGCTGGTGGGGCGGCAGGTGCTGATCGTGCACGGCACGAACGACGCGCGGACGGATCCCGAGTTGTCGTTCCGGCTGGCGGCGCGTGCGAAGAAGGCGAATCGGGATGTGTGCCGGTTCGAAGTGCATGCGGACGGGCACGGGTTGAGTCAGTACCGGGACGAAGTCCTCGCGTTGGCCGAGGACTTCGTGATGGGGGTCCTGTTCGGGCGGGACGTGTCCCGGCCTGTGCGGGATGCGTTTGCCGCGCCACCGCCGTTGGGGTTGCGGATGCCACTGGCTGCGGGGTTCAGTCCTTCGAGGCGGTAG
- a CDS encoding adenosine deaminase: MTSQTIANTPTPEQIHRAPKVLLHDHLDGGLRPATIVELAHATGYSQLPETDPEKLGVWFREAADSGSLERYLETFSHTVGVMQTRDALVRIAAECAEDLAEDGVVYAEVRYAPEQHLEGGLSLEEVVEAVNEGFREGERRAREKGLRIRVGALLTAMRHAARALEIAELANRHRDLGVVGFDIAGAEAGYPPTRHLDAFEYLKRENNHFTIHAGEAFGLPSIWQALQWCGADRLGHGVRIIDDIRVHEDGSVELGRLASYVRDKRIPLELCPSSNLQTGAAASYAEHPIGLLRRLHFRATVNTDNRLMSHTSMSREFEHLVEAFGYTLDDIQWFSVNAMKSAFIPFDERLAMINDVIKPGYAELKSEWLFRQTASTSGSAASEN, translated from the coding sequence ATGACGAGCCAGACCATCGCGAACACCCCGACACCGGAGCAGATCCACCGGGCGCCCAAGGTTCTGCTGCACGACCACCTCGACGGCGGCCTGCGTCCCGCCACGATCGTCGAACTCGCCCACGCGACGGGCTACTCCCAGCTCCCCGAGACCGACCCGGAGAAACTCGGCGTCTGGTTCCGCGAGGCCGCCGACTCCGGTTCCCTGGAACGGTACTTGGAGACCTTCTCGCACACCGTCGGCGTCATGCAGACCCGCGACGCCCTGGTCCGGATCGCCGCCGAGTGCGCCGAGGACCTCGCCGAGGACGGCGTCGTCTACGCCGAGGTGCGCTACGCCCCCGAGCAGCACCTGGAGGGCGGCCTGAGCCTCGAAGAGGTCGTCGAGGCAGTCAACGAGGGCTTCCGGGAAGGGGAGCGCCGGGCGCGGGAGAAGGGCCTGCGCATCCGCGTCGGGGCCCTGCTCACCGCCATGCGGCACGCGGCCCGCGCCCTGGAGATCGCCGAACTCGCCAACCGCCACCGGGACCTGGGAGTGGTGGGTTTCGACATTGCGGGTGCCGAGGCCGGCTACCCGCCCACCCGGCACCTGGACGCCTTCGAGTACCTCAAGCGCGAGAACAACCACTTCACCATCCACGCCGGCGAGGCCTTCGGGCTGCCCTCCATCTGGCAGGCCCTCCAGTGGTGCGGCGCCGACCGGCTCGGGCACGGCGTGCGGATCATCGACGACATCCGGGTCCACGAGGACGGCAGCGTCGAACTCGGGCGGCTCGCCTCGTACGTCCGGGACAAGCGCATCCCCCTGGAGCTGTGCCCGAGCTCCAACCTCCAGACCGGGGCGGCGGCCTCGTACGCCGAGCACCCCATCGGACTGCTGCGCCGGCTGCACTTCCGCGCCACGGTGAACACCGACAACCGCCTCATGTCCCACACCAGCATGAGCCGGGAATTCGAGCACCTGGTCGAGGCATTCGGTTACACGCTCGACGATATCCAATGGTTTTCTGTCAATGCTATGAAGTCGGCGTTCATTCCTTTCGATGAACGGCTGGCCATGATCAATGACGTGATCAAGCCCGGATATGCCGAGCTGAAATCCGAATGGCTGTTCCGGCAGACCGCCTCCACCAGCGGTTCTGCGGCCTCGGAGAACTGA
- a CDS encoding ATP-binding protein: MKQSAARTLGVAALGAAFAAAGAGAANAAPALPDTAQTLETVTQALPAEQPSRTLPGSGEALGQGQTAAGAGLAAAQPVAEQLLAGGSAGPAAELLGGLPVQGLPTHGLPVNGVPVG; encoded by the coding sequence ATGAAGCAGTCTGCTGCCAGGACTCTCGGTGTCGCCGCCCTCGGTGCCGCCTTCGCCGCCGCCGGTGCGGGCGCCGCCAACGCCGCCCCGGCCCTCCCGGACACCGCTCAGACGCTGGAGACCGTCACCCAGGCGCTTCCGGCGGAGCAGCCCTCCCGGACGCTGCCGGGCTCGGGTGAGGCGCTGGGTCAGGGGCAGACGGCGGCCGGTGCCGGTCTCGCCGCCGCCCAGCCCGTCGCCGAGCAGCTGCTCGCCGGGGGCTCGGCCGGGCCCGCCGCCGAGCTGCTCGGCGGGCTGCCGGTGCAGGGCCTGCCCACGCACGGCCTGCCGGTGAACGGCGTTCCGGTCGGCTGA
- a CDS encoding PspC domain-containing protein: MSRLARPTHGRMIGGVCAALAQRFGTSATTMRVIFLVSCLLPGPQFLLYIALWILLPSESKVRNKAQTAW, from the coding sequence ATGTCCCGCCTCGCCCGCCCCACCCACGGCCGCATGATCGGCGGAGTGTGCGCCGCGCTGGCACAGCGCTTCGGCACCTCCGCGACGACGATGCGGGTGATCTTCCTGGTCTCGTGCCTGCTGCCCGGCCCGCAGTTCCTGCTGTACATCGCGCTGTGGATCCTGCTGCCCTCGGAGAGCAAGGTGCGGAACAAGGCACAGACGGCCTGGTAA
- a CDS encoding VanZ family protein produces MQRQGSIGGSAEFRIRVTGGVLLVAHLAFVAWFTLRPLDVPWVMPANLRPFDGIRADLALGWPEAARHIGEKLALLAPLGVLLPMVSGRLTVSPLASLLRTVTAGALLSLGIELLQTGVPGQVVDVDSLFLNTAGVALAHLALVPAGRSWLRRRTLARLTSTPLAPQEPAEGRTPTIPRVGIAPWSDALPPSSP; encoded by the coding sequence GTGCAGCGTCAAGGCTCCATCGGCGGCAGCGCCGAGTTCCGCATCCGTGTGACAGGAGGTGTCCTCCTCGTCGCACACCTCGCGTTCGTCGCCTGGTTCACGCTGCGGCCGCTGGACGTGCCCTGGGTGATGCCCGCCAATCTGCGGCCGTTCGACGGCATCCGGGCCGATCTCGCCCTGGGATGGCCGGAGGCGGCCCGTCACATCGGCGAGAAGCTGGCGCTGCTCGCTCCGCTGGGCGTGCTGCTGCCGATGGTGAGCGGCAGACTGACCGTCTCGCCCCTGGCGTCCCTGCTGCGCACCGTCACGGCCGGCGCCCTGCTGTCGCTGGGCATCGAACTGCTCCAGACCGGCGTTCCGGGTCAGGTCGTCGACGTCGACTCGCTGTTCCTGAACACCGCGGGCGTGGCCCTCGCGCATCTCGCGCTCGTCCCGGCCGGCCGCTCCTGGCTGCGCCGCCGCACTCTCGCGCGTCTGACCAGTACGCCGCTTGCCCCGCAGGAGCCGGCTGAGGGTCGGACCCCGACGATTCCCAGGGTCGGGATCGCCCCCTGGAGCGACGCTTTGCCCCCTTCGTCTCCGTAG
- a CDS encoding HAMP domain-containing sensor histidine kinase, whose amino-acid sequence MRLSDTAAPPRGDRGWTAARKGVLSRLRFTSLRLRLVVVFGLVALTAAVSASGIAYWLNREAVLTRTQDAVLRDFEQEMQNRAGALPEHPTQDELQHTAGQMAGSDQRFSVLLVASNAEGRTVYGSSGGLSGFSLRDVPVSLRTAVNKTQKTDGADKHPHHLYWQRVIDHDTPYLVAGTRVIGGGPTGYMLKSLEPEAKDLNSLAWSLGIATGLALIGSALLAQAAATTVLKPVQRLGTAARRLGEGKLDTRLRVSGTDELADLSRTFNKAAEALEKRVADMAARDEASRRFVADMSHELRTPLTAITAVTEVLEEELEAETGSMDPMIEPAVRLVVSETRRLNDLVENLMEVTRFDAGTARLVLDDVDIADQITACIDARAWLDAVELDAERGIHARLDPRRLDVILANLIGNALKHGGSPVRVSVREEDDSIVIEVRDHGPGIPEDVLPHVFDRFYKASASRPRSEGSGLGLSIALENAHIHGGELTAANSPDSGAVFTLRLPRHTYAPGEQPAEGERKHEDDTDQDQGEDSKGDA is encoded by the coding sequence ATCCGCCTCAGTGACACAGCGGCACCACCAAGGGGGGACCGCGGCTGGACCGCGGCGCGCAAGGGAGTTCTGTCGCGGCTGCGCTTCACGAGCCTGCGGCTGAGGCTGGTCGTCGTCTTCGGCCTGGTGGCGCTGACGGCCGCCGTGTCCGCGTCCGGCATCGCCTACTGGCTCAACCGCGAGGCCGTGCTCACCCGCACCCAGGACGCCGTGCTGCGCGACTTCGAGCAGGAGATGCAGAACCGGGCGGGCGCACTGCCCGAGCATCCGACGCAGGACGAGCTCCAGCACACCGCGGGCCAGATGGCCGGCAGCGACCAGCGCTTCAGCGTGCTGCTGGTCGCGAGCAACGCCGAGGGCAGGACCGTCTACGGCAGCTCCGGCGGTCTGAGCGGCTTCTCGCTGCGGGACGTGCCGGTCTCGCTGCGCACGGCGGTGAACAAGACGCAGAAGACCGACGGGGCCGACAAGCACCCGCACCACCTGTACTGGCAGCGGGTCATAGACCACGACACGCCGTACCTAGTGGCCGGGACGCGGGTGATCGGCGGCGGTCCGACCGGTTACATGCTGAAGTCGCTGGAGCCGGAGGCGAAGGACCTCAACTCGCTGGCCTGGTCGCTGGGGATCGCCACGGGGCTCGCGCTGATCGGCTCGGCGCTGCTCGCGCAGGCCGCGGCGACGACGGTGCTGAAGCCGGTGCAGCGGCTCGGGACGGCCGCGCGGCGGCTCGGCGAGGGCAAGCTGGACACCCGGCTCAGGGTGTCCGGGACCGACGAACTCGCCGACCTGTCCCGGACGTTCAACAAGGCGGCCGAGGCGCTGGAGAAGCGGGTCGCCGACATGGCCGCGCGGGACGAGGCGTCCCGGCGGTTCGTGGCCGACATGAGCCATGAGCTGCGTACGCCACTCACCGCCATCACCGCCGTGACGGAGGTGCTGGAGGAGGAGCTGGAGGCGGAGACCGGCAGCATGGACCCGATGATCGAGCCGGCCGTGCGGCTGGTGGTCAGCGAGACGCGGCGGCTGAACGACCTGGTCGAGAACCTGATGGAGGTCACCCGCTTCGACGCGGGCACGGCCCGGCTCGTCCTGGACGACGTCGACATCGCCGACCAGATCACCGCGTGCATCGACGCCCGCGCCTGGCTGGACGCGGTCGAGCTGGACGCGGAGCGCGGCATCCACGCCCGCCTCGATCCGCGTCGTCTGGACGTCATCCTGGCCAACCTCATCGGCAACGCGCTCAAGCACGGCGGCTCCCCGGTGCGGGTGTCGGTCCGTGAGGAGGACGACTCGATCGTCATCGAGGTGCGGGACCACGGGCCCGGCATCCCCGAGGACGTCCTGCCGCACGTCTTCGACCGCTTCTACAAGGCCAGCGCCTCCCGGCCGCGCTCCGAGGGCAGCGGCCTGGGCCTGTCCATCGCCCTGGAGAACGCCCACATCCACGGCGGCGAACTCACCGCGGCCAACTCGCCCGACTCGGGCGCGGTGTTCACCCTGCGGCTCCCGCGCCACACGTACGCTCCGGGGGAGCAGCCCGCCGAAGGCGAGCGGAAGCACGAGGACGACACCGACCAGGACCAGGGCGAGGACTCGAAGGGGGACGCCTGA
- the afsQ1 gene encoding two-component system response regulator AfsQ1, whose protein sequence is MPSLLLIEDDDAIRTALELSLTRQGHRVATAASGEDGLKLLREQRPDLIVLDVMLPGIDGFEVCRRIRRTDQLPIILLTARSDDIDVVVGLESGADDYVVKPVQGRVLDARIRAVLRRGERESNDAATFGSLVIDRSAMTVTKNGEDLQLTPTELRLLLELSRRPGQALSRQQLLRLVWEHDYLGDSRLVDACVQRLRAKVEDVPSSPTLIRTVRGVGYRLDPPQ, encoded by the coding sequence GTGCCTTCCCTGTTGCTGATCGAGGACGACGACGCCATCCGGACGGCCCTGGAGCTCTCGCTGACGCGCCAGGGTCACCGGGTGGCGACCGCTGCCAGTGGTGAGGACGGTCTGAAGCTGCTGCGCGAGCAGCGGCCGGATCTGATCGTGCTGGACGTGATGCTGCCCGGCATCGACGGGTTCGAGGTGTGCCGGCGCATCCGGCGCACGGACCAGTTGCCGATCATCCTGCTGACCGCGCGCAGCGACGACATCGACGTGGTCGTCGGCCTGGAGTCCGGCGCCGACGACTATGTCGTCAAGCCCGTGCAGGGGCGGGTACTGGACGCCCGGATCCGGGCCGTGCTGCGGCGCGGCGAGCGGGAGTCCAACGACGCGGCGACGTTCGGCAGCCTCGTCATCGACCGCTCGGCGATGACCGTGACGAAGAACGGCGAGGACCTCCAGCTCACGCCGACCGAGCTGCGGCTGCTGCTGGAGCTGAGCCGGCGGCCGGGGCAGGCGCTGTCCCGGCAGCAGCTGCTGCGGCTGGTGTGGGAGCACGACTACCTGGGCGACTCACGGCTCGTGGACGCCTGTGTCCAGCGGCTGCGCGCCAAGGTCGAGGACGTGCCGTCGTCCCCGACGCTGATCCGTACCGTGCGTGGTGTCGGCTACCGGCTGGATCCGCCTCAGTGA
- a CDS encoding SigE family RNA polymerase sigma factor — protein MNTLHGTSTSAVITRLHDVNRGSEKSGAVSGRGCARGTGRQHTAFMTVVDAHTGDSKGTGAVHGGAAYREDSGERRSLSEAEFTAYVQERRASLYATAYHLTGDRFEAEDLLQSALFSTYRAWDRISDKAAVGGYLRRTMTNLHISAWRRRKLNEYPTEELPETPGDTDAMRGTELRAVLWQALARLPELQRTMLVLRYYEGRTDPEIAEILDISVGTVKSSIWRSLRRLREDEVLSFGRDEEDAFGELVA, from the coding sequence ATGAACACGCTGCACGGCACCAGCACCAGCGCAGTGATCACGCGTCTCCACGACGTGAACCGGGGTTCCGAGAAGTCCGGTGCCGTGAGCGGGCGGGGGTGCGCTCGCGGCACCGGGCGTCAGCACACCGCGTTCATGACGGTGGTTGACGCGCACACGGGGGACAGCAAGGGGACGGGGGCGGTTCACGGGGGAGCCGCGTACAGGGAGGACTCGGGGGAGCGCCGCTCGCTGTCGGAGGCGGAGTTCACCGCCTACGTCCAGGAGCGCCGCGCCTCCCTGTACGCCACCGCCTACCACCTCACCGGCGACCGCTTCGAGGCCGAGGACCTGCTCCAGAGCGCGCTGTTCTCGACGTACCGGGCGTGGGACCGGATCAGTGACAAGGCCGCGGTCGGCGGATACCTCCGCCGCACCATGACCAACCTGCACATCAGCGCCTGGCGGCGCCGCAAGCTCAACGAATACCCGACCGAGGAACTGCCGGAGACGCCCGGCGACACGGACGCGATGCGCGGCACCGAACTGCGCGCGGTCCTGTGGCAGGCGCTGGCCCGGCTGCCCGAGCTCCAGCGCACCATGCTGGTCCTGCGCTACTACGAGGGCCGCACGGACCCGGAGATCGCGGAGATCCTCGACATCAGTGTCGGCACGGTGAAGTCCAGCATCTGGCGGTCGCTCCGCCGGCTGCGCGAGGACGAGGTCCTCAGCTTCGGCCGTGACGAGGAGGACGCCTTCGGCGAGCTCGTGGCCTGA
- a CDS encoding uridine kinase: protein MDASHWCPVSSPLPLPTRVVLLCGPSGSGKSLLAARSGLPVLRLDDFYKEGDDPTLPLVAGSSDIDWDHPESWDADTAIAAITRLCRTGRTDVPVYDIALSARTGTETVDIGRTPLFIAEGIFAAEIVTRCRELGVLADALCLSRGPVKTFRRRFLRDLKEGRKSVPFLLRRGWRLMRQERSIVARQTALGAYACDRDEAMGRLAAAAAGRCASLGTAA from the coding sequence ATGGATGCGTCACACTGGTGTCCCGTGAGTTCCCCTCTGCCCCTACCGACGCGAGTCGTGCTGCTCTGCGGCCCCTCCGGCTCCGGCAAGTCCCTCCTCGCGGCCCGCTCCGGCCTCCCGGTGCTGCGGCTCGACGACTTCTACAAGGAGGGCGACGACCCGACGCTGCCGCTGGTGGCGGGGAGTTCGGACATCGACTGGGACCATCCGGAGTCGTGGGACGCGGACACTGCCATAGCCGCGATCACCCGGCTGTGCCGCACGGGCCGTACGGACGTCCCCGTCTACGACATCGCGCTGAGCGCCCGCACCGGCACGGAGACGGTGGACATCGGGCGGACCCCGCTGTTCATCGCGGAGGGCATCTTCGCCGCGGAGATCGTCACGCGCTGCCGGGAGCTCGGCGTCCTCGCCGACGCGCTGTGCCTGAGCCGCGGCCCGGTGAAGACGTTCCGCCGCCGCTTCCTGCGGGATCTGAAGGAGGGCCGCAAGTCGGTGCCGTTCCTGCTGCGCCGCGGTTGGCGCCTGATGCGTCAGGAGCGCTCGATCGTCGCCCGTCAGACGGCGCTGGGCGCGTACGCCTGCGACCGCGACGAGGCGATGGGCCGGCTGGCGGCCGCGGCGGCGGGCCGGTGCGCGAGTCTCGGTACGGCGGCCTAG